The following coding sequences lie in one Myxococcus xanthus genomic window:
- a CDS encoding glycoside hydrolase family 15 protein has product MALPIEAHALIGDTHSAALVANDGTIDWLCWPRFDSDACFAALLGERRHGFWRIAPTLPVRRVHRRYVRDTLVLETEFHTDAGTVRLCDFMPLREDTPQLIRIVEARTGQVPLHLEFAPCFGYGDRTPWARVIPGGVSTKAGPDALYLATELSLRLEHSHVLADFTVPEGQRLAFVLSWHPSHLPPPRQPPDPFLTREDTERWWRAWAFRCIHESPWRAQVLRSLITLKALTYSPTGGVVAAPTTSLPERMGGVRNWDYRFCWLRDATLTLLTLLDAGYTQEAQAWRDWLLRAVAGEPDELQILYGVAGERRVTELELPWLPGFEGSRPVRIGNAAVGQLQLDVFGEIADCLYHALRHGVCSDAEAWDVSVHLLRFVERNWDQPDEGIWEVRGGRQQFTHSKVMAWVAMDRMVRTANLRGMRGAQVEHWKALRAQMHADICARGYDARRNTFTQAFGSQALDASLLLIPMVGFLPPDDVRVRGTVEAIRRELCHDGLVRRYHTHETRDGLPPGEGVFLACSFWLADALALMGRKGEARELFEHLLGMCNDVGLLSEEYDPVAHRMVGNFPQAFSHLALVGTALNLSREGGPGQQRSH; this is encoded by the coding sequence ATGGCGCTGCCCATCGAAGCCCATGCCCTCATTGGAGACACGCACAGCGCCGCGCTGGTGGCGAATGACGGCACCATCGACTGGCTGTGCTGGCCACGCTTCGACTCGGACGCGTGCTTCGCGGCGCTGCTGGGTGAGCGGCGGCATGGCTTCTGGCGCATCGCCCCCACCCTGCCCGTGCGGCGCGTACACCGCCGCTACGTGCGCGACACGCTGGTGCTGGAGACGGAGTTCCACACCGACGCCGGCACCGTGCGCCTGTGCGACTTCATGCCGCTGCGCGAGGACACGCCGCAGTTGATTCGCATCGTGGAAGCCCGCACCGGACAGGTGCCTCTCCACCTGGAGTTCGCCCCTTGCTTCGGCTACGGAGACCGCACGCCCTGGGCTCGCGTGATTCCGGGAGGCGTCAGCACCAAGGCCGGCCCGGACGCGCTCTACCTGGCGACTGAGCTGTCGCTGCGTTTGGAGCACAGCCACGTGCTCGCGGACTTCACCGTGCCGGAAGGGCAGCGCCTGGCCTTCGTCCTGTCCTGGCATCCCTCGCACCTGCCTCCGCCACGTCAGCCGCCGGACCCGTTCCTCACGCGCGAGGACACGGAGCGGTGGTGGCGCGCCTGGGCGTTCCGCTGCATCCATGAGAGCCCCTGGCGCGCGCAGGTGTTGCGCTCGCTCATCACCCTCAAGGCGCTCACCTACTCCCCCACCGGCGGCGTGGTCGCCGCGCCCACCACGTCCCTGCCGGAGCGGATGGGCGGCGTGCGCAACTGGGACTACCGCTTCTGCTGGCTGCGCGATGCCACGCTGACGCTGCTGACCCTGCTGGACGCCGGCTACACCCAGGAAGCCCAGGCCTGGCGGGACTGGCTGCTGCGCGCGGTGGCCGGAGAACCCGACGAGCTCCAAATCCTCTACGGCGTGGCCGGCGAGCGCCGCGTCACCGAGTTGGAGCTGCCGTGGCTGCCGGGCTTCGAGGGCTCGCGCCCGGTGCGCATCGGCAACGCCGCCGTGGGCCAGCTCCAGTTGGACGTCTTCGGCGAGATTGCCGACTGCCTCTACCACGCGCTCCGCCACGGCGTCTGTTCGGACGCCGAGGCCTGGGACGTGAGCGTGCACCTGCTGCGCTTCGTGGAGCGCAACTGGGACCAGCCCGACGAGGGCATCTGGGAGGTGCGCGGCGGGCGCCAGCAATTCACCCATTCCAAGGTCATGGCCTGGGTGGCCATGGACCGGATGGTGAGGACGGCGAACCTGCGCGGCATGCGCGGCGCGCAGGTGGAGCACTGGAAGGCGCTGAGGGCGCAGATGCACGCGGACATCTGCGCGCGGGGCTACGACGCGCGCCGCAACACCTTCACCCAGGCCTTTGGTAGCCAGGCCCTGGACGCCAGCTTGCTGTTGATTCCCATGGTGGGCTTCCTCCCGCCGGACGACGTCCGCGTGCGCGGCACCGTGGAGGCCATCCGCCGCGAGCTGTGCCACGACGGACTGGTGCGCCGCTACCACACGCACGAGACGCGGGACGGCCTTCCCCCGGGCGAAGGCGTCTTCCTGGCGTGCAGCTTCTGGCTGGCAGACGCGCTGGCGCTGATGGGCCGCAAGGGCGAGGCGCGCGAGCTGTTCGAGCACCTGCTGGGCATGTGCAACGACGTGGGCCTGCTGTCCGAGGAATACGACCCGGTGGCCCACAGGATGGTGGGCAACTTCCCGCAGGCCTTCAGCCACCTCGCGCTGGTGGGCACCGCGCTGAACCTGTCGCGCGAGGGCGGCCCTGGTCAGCAGCGCAGCCACTGA
- a CDS encoding DUF2378 family protein, whose protein sequence is MERGKWDTSEDVERELSSRLALVEASEGIRGMHFAAVLDTVRFLGGEQAVARIQQGGDYPAELDTTELYPVPPFMRVFFSAARLLAPQLGGVEEAMRQLGVQGTLAFINSMFGAEVRQQVGGEPKRLVEMLPEAYRMAINFGELQVAWTGPRSGRIHMRRIFTPVAYNEGMLEGALLAVGAQDIQVRGGQTSLLDSEYTLSWDS, encoded by the coding sequence ATGGAGCGCGGCAAGTGGGACACGTCAGAGGATGTGGAGCGCGAGCTGAGCTCGCGGCTCGCGCTCGTGGAAGCGTCCGAGGGAATTCGCGGCATGCACTTCGCCGCCGTCCTCGACACCGTGCGTTTCCTCGGCGGTGAGCAGGCGGTGGCTCGCATCCAGCAAGGCGGTGACTACCCCGCCGAACTGGACACCACCGAGCTCTACCCCGTCCCGCCCTTCATGCGCGTGTTCTTCTCCGCGGCCCGGCTGCTGGCACCGCAGCTCGGCGGCGTCGAGGAGGCCATGCGGCAGCTCGGTGTCCAGGGCACGCTTGCCTTCATCAACTCCATGTTCGGCGCCGAGGTCCGGCAGCAGGTGGGCGGCGAGCCCAAGCGCCTCGTGGAGATGCTCCCCGAGGCCTACCGCATGGCCATCAACTTCGGAGAGCTGCAGGTGGCATGGACGGGCCCGCGCTCGGGCCGCATCCACATGCGCCGCATCTTCACCCCCGTGGCCTACAACGAGGGCATGCTCGAAGGCGCGCTGCTGGCCGTGGGCGCCCAGGACATCCAGGTGCGCGGCGGACAGACGTCCCTGCTGGACAGCGAGTACACGCTGTCCTGGGACTCGTGA
- a CDS encoding DUF3817 domain-containing protein, which yields MLKTPLGRFRAVALAEGLSVIALFFIAMPLKYAMGMPQAVKFTGWVHGLLFVLYLFALLEAAITYRWSFVRVVGGLFASLLPFGTFVFEARLRREAGAPAVEPAP from the coding sequence ATGCTGAAGACCCCTCTTGGACGTTTCCGTGCCGTGGCCCTCGCGGAGGGCCTGTCCGTCATCGCGCTCTTCTTCATCGCCATGCCCTTGAAGTACGCCATGGGCATGCCGCAGGCGGTGAAGTTCACCGGCTGGGTCCACGGCCTGCTCTTTGTCCTCTACCTCTTCGCGCTCCTGGAGGCGGCCATCACCTACCGCTGGTCCTTCGTGCGCGTGGTGGGCGGCCTCTTCGCGTCGCTGCTCCCCTTCGGCACCTTCGTCTTCGAGGCGCGTCTGCGCCGTGAAGCGGGCGCGCCGGCCGTCGAGCCCGCGCCCTGA
- a CDS encoding double-CXXCG motif protein, translating to MSRFFWMQEDKAAAAKYGGEINAWHKLSLPGVSCGTCGETWANTGHEYPCVDLAQLPERNEFARPRPEPFSEFARLRELVRPLVPPGAELPPGTGFGPLVGRAMGEFGPIAWVWGQKLLVQRDALSRLHSEGVQGLQACPTQLRFRQKDPPELLELQIEPHGRLHPDCIPPDEPPPCVTCGRFDLTRPDAPILDAASLPADLDLFRVGNFSTMIIGTERFMEAVRRLDLDGITFQALPAR from the coding sequence ATGAGCCGTTTCTTCTGGATGCAAGAGGACAAGGCCGCGGCGGCGAAGTACGGAGGAGAGATCAACGCCTGGCACAAGCTGTCGCTCCCCGGCGTGAGCTGCGGCACTTGTGGCGAGACATGGGCCAATACCGGACACGAGTATCCGTGCGTCGACCTGGCTCAACTGCCAGAGCGTAACGAGTTCGCTCGTCCCAGGCCCGAGCCCTTCTCTGAATTCGCGCGTCTCCGTGAGCTGGTCCGGCCGCTGGTTCCTCCAGGTGCCGAACTGCCGCCCGGTACGGGCTTCGGTCCCTTGGTCGGACGTGCCATGGGCGAATTCGGTCCCATTGCCTGGGTATGGGGGCAGAAGTTGCTCGTGCAGCGCGACGCCCTGTCGCGGCTGCATTCCGAGGGCGTACAAGGCCTCCAGGCCTGCCCGACGCAGTTGCGCTTCCGGCAGAAAGACCCGCCAGAACTGCTGGAGCTACAGATTGAGCCCCACGGCAGGCTGCATCCGGACTGCATCCCGCCCGATGAGCCGCCACCGTGCGTGACCTGTGGCCGCTTCGACCTGACGCGGCCGGATGCGCCCATTCTCGACGCCGCCTCGTTGCCTGCGGACCTGGACCTGTTCCGGGTCGGAAACTTCTCCACGATGATTATCGGCACGGAGCGCTTCATGGAGGCAGTGCGCCGTCTGGACCTGGATGGCATCACCTTCCAAGCGCTGCCCGCGCGCTGA
- a CDS encoding TIGR02269 family lipoprotein, translating to MRPFLCVWFLALALFWGGCATASNAPLQSGGADAETECRSPDEDRCVTLLCLGDACGFYRCEDMPGAVSMARFPPARPPAAAAAPGRGPRRHWGGGRHLPRGAVMVFPNWNGAPKRLIPPSHQLTPGRWEKHHIFPQAEDLSMWFEIRGVKIHDFTMPIPRDVHRRIHGGDGRGGAWNQAWRDFKAAKPRASPTDIYKFAGELIHRFQLMGGPIQPYYSRPGV from the coding sequence GTGCGACCCTTCCTGTGTGTATGGTTTCTCGCGCTTGCCTTGTTCTGGGGCGGTTGTGCCACCGCCTCGAATGCACCTCTCCAAAGCGGAGGGGCTGATGCGGAAACGGAGTGTCGCTCGCCCGATGAAGACAGGTGCGTCACCCTGCTGTGCCTGGGGGACGCATGTGGCTTCTACCGCTGTGAGGACATGCCCGGTGCGGTGTCGATGGCGCGCTTTCCTCCTGCGCGTCCGCCTGCTGCGGCCGCCGCGCCCGGCAGAGGGCCTCGGAGGCATTGGGGAGGTGGGCGCCACCTTCCTCGGGGGGCCGTCATGGTCTTCCCCAACTGGAATGGCGCACCCAAGCGGCTCATCCCTCCGTCACACCAGCTCACGCCCGGGCGCTGGGAGAAGCATCACATCTTTCCCCAGGCCGAAGACCTCTCGATGTGGTTTGAGATCCGAGGCGTCAAGATCCACGACTTCACCATGCCGATTCCGCGTGACGTCCATCGGCGCATTCACGGTGGAGACGGACGCGGTGGCGCGTGGAACCAGGCTTGGCGCGACTTCAAGGCGGCAAAGCCGCGCGCCAGTCCCACGGATATCTACAAGTTCGCGGGGGAGCTCATACATCGCTTCCAACTCATGGGCGGTCCGATTCAGCCCTACTATTCGCGCCCGGGAGTGTGA
- the mobA gene encoding molybdenum cofactor guanylyltransferase: MERSHTEFPEVTLAILAGGQGRRLSGVPKGLLEVEGRAVLERLLALAPCFEDVLLVANVPGPYARFGLRTVADVVPGKGAPGGVHAALVSARTPWVVAVACDMPFITTEVLRVLLGARDDGVDAVCFEVGGRLEPLLAAYRSELAPAWGTALAMDPSMRELLSGVRTRLLSEDVLRAVEPSLRSLANVNTPEDLARYGVALPSWRG; this comes from the coding sequence ATGGAGCGAAGCCACACGGAGTTTCCGGAGGTGACGCTGGCCATCCTCGCGGGAGGGCAGGGCCGGCGCCTGTCTGGCGTGCCCAAGGGGCTGTTGGAAGTGGAGGGGCGCGCGGTGCTGGAGCGGCTCCTGGCGCTGGCCCCGTGCTTCGAGGACGTCTTGCTGGTGGCGAACGTGCCCGGGCCCTACGCCCGCTTCGGGCTGCGCACGGTGGCGGACGTGGTGCCAGGCAAGGGAGCGCCCGGCGGTGTCCACGCGGCGCTGGTGTCCGCGCGCACGCCGTGGGTGGTGGCGGTGGCGTGCGACATGCCGTTCATCACGACGGAGGTCCTGCGGGTGTTGCTGGGCGCGCGGGACGACGGCGTGGACGCGGTGTGCTTCGAGGTGGGGGGCAGGCTGGAGCCGTTGCTCGCCGCGTACCGGTCGGAGCTGGCACCGGCCTGGGGGACTGCACTGGCTATGGACCCGTCGATGCGGGAGCTGTTGTCCGGCGTGCGCACGCGGCTGTTGTCCGAGGATGTGCTGCGCGCGGTGGAGCCGTCACTCCGGTCCCTGGCGAACGTGAATACACCCGAGGACCTGGCGCGCTACGGCGTGGCGCTGCCGTCGTGGCGGGGGTGA
- the glp gene encoding gephyrin-like molybdotransferase Glp, which translates to MPLTPLDSARQAALDAIAPAAPERVPLLDAQGRFLAAPVTASRSLPGCDNSAMDGWAVRAEETQGASRDRPARLCVTSTLFAGALPSTPLRPGEAARVFTGAPLPPGADAVVRQEAARAAEDGACVDVFITVPPGNDIRRTGEEVLTGTPLFDAGQRVGAAVLGVLASMGATDVWVRPMPRVAVLATGDELVPPGTPALPHQVYESNLVLVAALAREAGADVRQLARARDDERALRDALTRLAPQVDVLITTGGASVGDKDLVKRVLAALGARFFVDGVALKPGKPVAVARLGDTSVVVLPGNPGAATVAFDQFARPLLLKHQGVLETRRRVRAHLSEARHKQAGLTYLITTTLEARDGLAPRAVLRPQGAGQILQNVHGEGWALLPPGRADFAEDDPVDVELFDRPTFTPLGALA; encoded by the coding sequence ATGCCCCTCACGCCCCTCGACTCCGCCCGGCAGGCCGCGCTCGACGCCATCGCCCCGGCGGCGCCTGAGCGCGTGCCGCTCCTCGATGCCCAGGGTCGGTTCCTCGCCGCCCCTGTCACGGCTTCCCGCTCGCTGCCTGGCTGTGACAACTCCGCCATGGACGGCTGGGCCGTGCGCGCCGAGGAGACCCAGGGCGCATCCCGCGACCGGCCCGCGCGCCTGTGCGTCACCAGCACGCTCTTCGCCGGCGCCCTCCCCTCCACGCCCCTCCGGCCCGGAGAGGCCGCGCGCGTCTTCACCGGCGCGCCCCTGCCCCCCGGCGCCGACGCCGTCGTCCGACAGGAGGCCGCTCGCGCCGCCGAGGATGGCGCCTGCGTGGACGTCTTCATCACCGTGCCTCCCGGCAACGACATCCGCCGCACCGGAGAGGAAGTCCTCACCGGCACACCCCTCTTCGACGCGGGCCAGCGCGTGGGCGCCGCCGTGCTCGGCGTGCTCGCGTCCATGGGTGCCACGGACGTCTGGGTGCGCCCCATGCCGCGCGTCGCCGTGCTCGCCACCGGCGATGAGCTCGTCCCTCCTGGCACTCCGGCCCTGCCCCACCAGGTGTACGAGAGCAACCTCGTCCTCGTGGCCGCGCTCGCCCGCGAGGCCGGCGCGGATGTCCGCCAGCTCGCCCGCGCCCGCGATGACGAGCGCGCCCTGCGCGATGCGCTCACCCGCCTGGCCCCGCAGGTGGATGTCCTCATCACCACCGGAGGCGCCTCCGTGGGTGACAAGGACCTGGTGAAACGCGTGCTCGCCGCGCTCGGCGCCCGCTTCTTCGTGGACGGCGTCGCGCTCAAGCCCGGCAAGCCCGTGGCCGTGGCCCGGCTGGGTGACACCTCCGTCGTCGTGCTGCCCGGCAATCCCGGCGCGGCCACCGTGGCGTTCGACCAGTTCGCCCGCCCGCTCCTCCTCAAGCACCAGGGCGTGCTGGAGACGCGCCGCCGCGTCCGTGCCCACCTCTCCGAAGCACGCCACAAGCAAGCGGGCCTCACCTACCTCATCACCACCACCCTGGAAGCCCGGGACGGCCTCGCGCCGCGCGCCGTGCTCCGCCCGCAGGGCGCCGGGCAGATCCTGCAGAACGTCCACGGCGAAGGATGGGCCCTCCTCCCACCCGGCCGCGCGGACTTCGCAGAAGACGACCCCGTCGACGTCGAGCTCTTCGACCGGCCCACCTTCACACCCTTGGGGGCACTGGCATGA
- the fdhD gene encoding formate dehydrogenase accessory sulfurtransferase FdhD has protein sequence MPPVDARGVTRRSVQRWNGATLLPAQEDDIAVEEPLEIRVSGDSVATTMRTPGHDRELATGFLFAEGILQSVDDLGGLAHCGRPGEEGFGNVIEVTPAPGAFLDVERVSTARRGTLTTSACGVCGRRSVDDLLTVCPPLPPGPVLHPDAVARATERLRDVQRNFARTGGVHAAAVLDADGHLLAAHEDVGRHNAVDKVVGTLVLAGLVRGTGASRLPLTRQPAVLAVSGRVSFEIIQKAAMARIPIVAGVSAASSLAVDLALRSGMTLATFVRNGRFNVYTGPERLLQV, from the coding sequence CTGCCCCCCGTGGATGCCCGTGGCGTCACGCGCCGCTCCGTCCAGCGGTGGAACGGCGCCACGCTGCTCCCGGCCCAGGAGGACGACATCGCGGTGGAGGAGCCTCTGGAGATTCGCGTCAGCGGAGACTCGGTGGCCACCACCATGCGCACGCCAGGACATGACCGCGAGCTGGCCACCGGCTTCCTCTTCGCCGAGGGCATCCTCCAGAGCGTGGACGACCTGGGCGGGCTGGCGCACTGCGGACGGCCGGGCGAGGAGGGCTTCGGCAACGTCATCGAAGTCACCCCCGCCCCCGGCGCCTTCCTCGACGTGGAGCGCGTGAGCACCGCCCGCAGGGGCACCCTCACCACTTCCGCCTGTGGCGTGTGCGGCCGGCGCAGCGTGGATGACCTGCTCACCGTGTGCCCGCCCCTGCCGCCCGGCCCGGTGCTCCACCCCGACGCCGTGGCCCGCGCCACCGAGCGCCTGCGCGACGTGCAGCGCAACTTCGCCCGCACCGGAGGCGTCCACGCCGCCGCCGTGCTCGACGCCGACGGCCACCTCTTGGCCGCACATGAGGATGTGGGCCGCCACAACGCCGTGGACAAGGTGGTCGGCACCCTGGTGCTGGCCGGCCTCGTGCGGGGAACAGGGGCCTCCCGCCTCCCGCTGACGCGTCAGCCCGCGGTGCTCGCCGTCAGTGGACGCGTCAGCTTTGAGATCATCCAGAAGGCCGCCATGGCCCGGATCCCCATCGTCGCGGGCGTCTCCGCCGCCAGCTCCCTCGCAGTGGACCTGGCCCTGCGTTCTGGAATGACGCTGGCGACGTTCGTCCGGAACGGGCGCTTCAACGTCTACACCGGGCCCGAACGCCTGTTGCAGGTGTAA
- the epsZ gene encoding exopolysaccharide biosynthesis polyisoprenyl-phosphate hexose-1-phosphate transferase EpsZ, whose protein sequence is MDTMSGATASAAVVGAPGSANAQGQAIEEVQGPPKLAPGFAAKLNLTVDLVLLSSVLVGSAWLSGQLSAESGWKVSGLVLAAWVVWIVTGTALCLYDSRFAERSKLDHVALVSVTTLAVVTVLTLGSVALPTVVTSPVVGPLLFIFWPVTLLLRLFVFRPVASQERPMDAVLIVGTGAMGRYTGEDLANRGRRQILGYVRFHDDNGSMGELPGPVMGSVDDLERILRNTAVDEVYIAGNTLKQGESMQAAIKLAERFGVPFALPAHSFRLDRARPVERRAVADGFLHFAAVSPKPHQMAMKRLFDICVSAAALWALLPLLGMVALAVKFTSKGPIFFKQLRVGQNGKPFYMLKFRSMVVNAEELKEKLAAHNEQTGPVFKMKHDPRITGIGRFIRKFSIDELPQFINVLRGEMSIVGPRPPVPSEVAKYETWQRRRLSVRPGLTCIWQVSGRNQISFEEWMYLDMQYIDHWSLTSDLRLLLQTVPVVLTGRGAS, encoded by the coding sequence GTGGACACGATGAGCGGCGCAACGGCAAGTGCGGCGGTGGTCGGTGCTCCTGGGTCGGCCAACGCTCAGGGACAAGCAATTGAAGAGGTGCAGGGGCCGCCCAAGCTGGCCCCGGGGTTCGCGGCGAAGCTGAACCTCACGGTGGACCTCGTGCTGCTGTCGTCGGTGCTGGTGGGCTCGGCGTGGCTGAGCGGACAGCTGTCGGCGGAGTCCGGTTGGAAGGTGTCGGGGCTGGTGCTCGCGGCGTGGGTGGTGTGGATTGTGACGGGCACCGCGCTGTGCCTGTACGACTCGCGCTTCGCCGAGCGCAGCAAGCTGGACCACGTGGCGCTGGTGTCGGTGACGACGCTGGCGGTGGTGACGGTGCTGACGCTGGGCAGCGTGGCGTTGCCCACGGTGGTGACGTCGCCGGTGGTGGGCCCGCTGCTGTTCATCTTCTGGCCGGTGACGCTGCTCCTGCGCCTGTTCGTCTTCCGCCCGGTGGCCTCGCAGGAGCGCCCCATGGACGCGGTGCTCATCGTGGGCACGGGCGCCATGGGCCGCTACACCGGTGAGGACCTGGCCAACCGTGGCCGCCGGCAGATTCTGGGCTACGTGCGCTTCCACGACGACAACGGCTCGATGGGAGAGCTGCCCGGCCCGGTCATGGGTTCGGTGGACGACCTGGAGCGCATCCTCCGCAACACCGCGGTGGATGAGGTGTACATCGCCGGCAACACGCTGAAGCAGGGCGAGTCCATGCAGGCGGCCATCAAGCTGGCCGAGCGCTTCGGCGTGCCCTTCGCGCTGCCCGCGCACAGCTTCCGCCTGGACCGCGCCCGCCCGGTGGAGCGCCGCGCGGTGGCGGATGGCTTCCTGCACTTCGCGGCGGTGAGCCCCAAGCCGCACCAGATGGCGATGAAGCGCCTGTTCGACATCTGCGTGTCCGCGGCGGCGCTGTGGGCGCTCCTGCCGCTCCTGGGCATGGTGGCGCTGGCGGTGAAGTTCACCTCCAAGGGCCCCATCTTCTTCAAGCAGCTGCGCGTGGGGCAGAACGGCAAGCCCTTCTACATGCTGAAGTTCCGCTCCATGGTGGTGAACGCCGAGGAGCTGAAGGAGAAGCTGGCCGCGCACAACGAGCAGACGGGCCCCGTCTTCAAGATGAAGCACGACCCGCGCATCACCGGCATCGGCCGCTTCATCCGCAAGTTCTCCATCGACGAGCTGCCCCAGTTCATCAATGTGCTGCGCGGGGAGATGAGCATCGTCGGGCCGCGCCCGCCGGTGCCCAGCGAGGTGGCCAAGTACGAGACGTGGCAGCGCCGCCGCCTGTCGGTGCGTCCAGGACTCACCTGCATCTGGCAGGTGTCAGGACGGAACCAGATCTCCTTCGAGGAGTGGATGTACCTGGACATGCAGTACATCGACCACTGGAGCCTGACGAGCGACCTGCGCCTGCTGCTCCAGACGGTGCCGGTGGTGCTCACGGGCCGCGGCGCCAGCTAG
- the wzx gene encoding exopolysaccharide biosynthesis flippase produces the protein MNSPSHSISQDAGERERSHEAMGAVRNGLQLGGSLLATYAIAMGVRFLLPAHLGPESFGRFNYADSFSAVFFIATHLGLEMYIRKEVSRRPEHASDFFGSTLLLRLGLTAVLMGAMALVMAHFDEPPEVRQLVYVFALAQSLIIINASVAALLHAKGKVAGLSVSNIVTKLVWGGGLLAVAVAGLPLPWLAVPLVASEAVKLGVGWYLAREHMGLTFKVDVPATLKVLKASLPFFITGAALAANGRLDVMILGMVSSHEEVGWYGAAWNIAGLTFFLNPVFGWVLMPLASRAAERSEAELTNLTRRSLEGTLAVTVPMMMLIVLGAPLWVGLMGGAFSESAMPLRLMSPLFVLAFVTMNAGLWLTMTNREWWVTITSVIGSVVLIPILNLLLIPLMLAALGNGGGAAGTALSMLLMEICVTISLLGRMGKAAFDARLVSMMAKTAVICAVIVALDQTLLAFLNPWVRITVEAVLYIVAVLATGAVRPGEVLQVVRIARRRGNPAPEAAPTP, from the coding sequence GTGAACAGTCCCAGCCATTCCATTTCGCAGGACGCGGGCGAGCGCGAGCGCTCGCATGAGGCGATGGGCGCGGTTCGCAACGGGCTCCAACTCGGTGGCTCGCTGCTGGCCACGTATGCCATCGCCATGGGCGTGCGCTTCCTGCTGCCGGCCCACCTGGGACCGGAGAGCTTCGGGCGCTTCAACTACGCCGACAGCTTCTCCGCCGTCTTCTTCATCGCCACCCACCTGGGCCTGGAGATGTACATCCGCAAGGAGGTGTCGCGCCGGCCCGAGCACGCCAGCGACTTCTTCGGCAGCACGCTGCTGCTGCGGCTGGGCCTCACCGCGGTGCTGATGGGCGCCATGGCGCTGGTGATGGCCCACTTCGATGAGCCGCCCGAGGTGCGCCAGCTCGTCTACGTCTTCGCGCTGGCCCAGTCGCTCATCATCATCAACGCCTCCGTGGCCGCGCTGCTGCACGCCAAGGGCAAGGTGGCGGGGCTGTCCGTCTCCAACATCGTCACCAAGCTGGTGTGGGGCGGAGGCCTGCTGGCCGTCGCCGTGGCGGGCCTGCCGCTGCCGTGGCTGGCGGTGCCGCTGGTGGCGTCCGAAGCGGTGAAGCTGGGCGTGGGCTGGTACCTGGCCCGCGAGCACATGGGCCTCACCTTCAAGGTGGACGTGCCCGCCACGCTGAAGGTGCTCAAGGCCAGCCTGCCCTTCTTCATCACCGGCGCGGCGCTGGCGGCCAACGGGCGCCTGGACGTGATGATTCTGGGCATGGTCTCCAGCCACGAAGAGGTGGGCTGGTACGGCGCGGCGTGGAACATCGCGGGCCTCACCTTCTTCCTCAACCCGGTGTTCGGCTGGGTGCTGATGCCGCTGGCGTCCCGCGCGGCCGAGCGCTCCGAGGCGGAGCTGACGAACCTGACGCGCCGCTCGCTGGAGGGCACGCTGGCCGTCACCGTGCCCATGATGATGCTCATCGTCCTGGGCGCCCCGCTGTGGGTGGGGCTGATGGGCGGCGCGTTCTCCGAATCCGCCATGCCGCTGCGGCTGATGTCGCCGCTGTTCGTGCTGGCCTTCGTGACGATGAACGCGGGCCTGTGGCTGACCATGACGAACCGCGAGTGGTGGGTGACCATCACCAGCGTCATTGGCAGCGTGGTGCTGATTCCCATCCTCAATCTGCTGCTGATTCCGCTGATGCTTGCGGCGCTGGGCAACGGCGGCGGCGCGGCGGGCACGGCGCTGTCCATGCTGCTCATGGAAATCTGCGTCACCATCAGCCTGCTGGGGCGCATGGGCAAGGCGGCCTTCGACGCGCGCCTGGTGTCCATGATGGCCAAGACGGCCGTCATCTGCGCGGTCATCGTCGCGCTGGACCAGACGCTGCTGGCCTTCTTGAACCCGTGGGTGCGCATCACCGTGGAAGCCGTGCTGTACATCGTCGCGGTGCTGGCCACCGGCGCGGTGCGCCCCGGCGAGGTGCTCCAGGTGGTGCGCATCGCCCGCCGCCGTGGAAACCCCGCGCCCGAAGCCGCGCCCACCCCCTGA
- the epsY gene encoding exopolysaccharide export protein EpsY — protein sequence MPSTHRQLPFAPRRPWRSFACAALLLLAPACRGLGKYTWVDDYQEKPPPVDSAYRIAAGDLLNIRVWNQESLTTQARVREDGRISLLFLDDVEAAGHTPALLSQQIQTRLKDYINHPVVTVALEMARPIKVTMVGEVNRIGPLEIDPGASLLQALAGAGGFTEYAHKDRIFVMRQEEGAAPERIRFRYDDLIHAEGRAPTFRLRPGDVVVVE from the coding sequence ATGCCGTCCACGCACCGCCAGCTGCCTTTCGCCCCGCGCCGTCCCTGGCGCTCGTTCGCCTGCGCCGCGCTGCTGCTGCTGGCGCCCGCCTGCCGGGGCCTGGGCAAGTACACCTGGGTGGATGACTACCAGGAGAAGCCGCCCCCGGTGGACTCGGCGTATCGCATCGCCGCGGGCGACTTGCTCAACATCCGCGTGTGGAACCAGGAGTCGCTCACCACGCAGGCCCGCGTGCGCGAGGACGGCCGCATCAGCCTGCTCTTCCTGGACGATGTGGAGGCCGCGGGCCACACTCCGGCCTTGCTGTCGCAGCAAATCCAGACGCGGCTGAAGGACTACATCAACCACCCCGTCGTCACCGTCGCGCTGGAGATGGCGCGCCCCATCAAGGTGACCATGGTGGGCGAGGTCAACCGCATCGGTCCGCTGGAAATCGACCCGGGCGCCAGCCTGCTGCAGGCCCTGGCCGGCGCGGGCGGCTTCACCGAGTACGCCCACAAGGACCGCATCTTCGTCATGCGCCAGGAAGAGGGCGCCGCGCCCGAGCGCATCCGCTTCCGCTACGACGACCTCATCCACGCCGAGGGACGCGCGCCCACCTTCCGCCTGCGCCCCGGTGACGTGGTGGTGGTGGAATAA